The sequence GTCGCGACCACAACCCGACCGGCTTCACCATGTGGTTCGCCGGCGGCGGCGTTCGCGGCGGTCAGACGATCGGCGCCACCGACGAAATCGGCCTGCACGCGACCGAAGATCGGATGCACGTCCATTCGCTCCATGCGTCGATCCTCTACCTGATGGGGCTCGACAACATGAAACTGACCTACTTCCACAAAGGTCGCCCCGAACGCCCGACGGTGAACGAAGGGGAAATGAATATGAAGCTGATCACCGGGTAGTTTCTAATTCCTGGCGCCACGTCATATCCTGGTGCCTGGTGCCATGCTCTTGCGGCGTCTTCGCCGCATGAGCATGTCTTCGCCCTCCTGGCGAAACGCATGGAAGACATGCTCTTCTCGCGAAGACGCGATAAGAGCATGGCGCCACGTGCAGGCTAATTGACCGGCGAATTCGCCCCTCTGCTAGAAACGCTCAAAAAATTTTTCCCCTGAGCGGCATCGATCATTCCGTCTCGTAAACGTAGCGGATCGCATCTTTCCACTACGTCCGTTTTGCGCAGCTGGCGCTTGCTCTTGCGCCTCGCTAGATCTCGACGACAACCCTCGCCAGCGCAAATAATCGGTAAATGGCCCGACGAAAACCGTTCGTCTGGCCCGACACGCAGCAGCATACGAAGACACTATCCGAGGGGCGTACGATGGCGCACAACGTTTGTTTGATTGACGGCGACGGCATTGGTCCCGAGATTACCGCCGCCGTAAAACGGATCATCGAAGCGGCCGGCGTTTCGATCGATTGGCGCCCCGTTCTGGCCGGCGTGACCGCCGTCGAAAAGGAAGGGGTCCCGCTGCCGAAAGAGACGATCGCCGCGATCAAAGAGACCGGCGTCGCCCTGAAGGGCCCGCTCGCCACCGCGATCGGTAAAGGATTCCGCAGCGTCAACGTCGGGCTCCGTCAGGAACTGCAGCTTTACGCCAACTTCCGCCCGGCTCGCACCATCCCCGGCGTAAAGACCCGCTTCGATAACGTCGACCTGATCGTCATTCGCGAAAACACCGAAGGGCTCTACAGCGGCCTGGAGCATACGGTCGTTCCCGGCGTCGTCGAAAGCCTCCGCGTCATCAGCGAAAAAGCGTCGCGCCGCATCGCCGTCTTCGCCTTTGAGACGGCCCGCAAGTACAACCGCAAGACGGTGACCTGCGTCCACAAGGCGAACATCCTGAAGCTAAGCGACGGGCTCTTTCTCGATACCGTCCGCGACGTCGCCACGTCGTATCCCGACATTGAACTGAACGACTGCATCATCGACGCCGCCGCGATGAAGCTGGTGATGGATCCGACGCAGTTTGAAGTTCTGGTGATGGAAAACCTGTTCGGTGACATCGTCTCGGACCTGGCCAGCGGCCTGGTCGGCGGCTTGGGAGTCACCCCGAGCGGCAACTACGGCGAAACCGCCGCCATCTTCGAAGCGGTCCACGGCACGGCGCCCGACATCGCCGGCAAAGACCTGGCCAACCCAACCGCGCTGCTGCTGAGCGCCACGATGATGCTCAAGCACCTGGGCGAAACCGAAGCGGCCGACCGAATCGAAGGCGCACTGCTATCCGTGCTGCAGAATCCGGAAACGCGAACCGGCGACCTGGGCGGGAAGTTGTCGACGTCGCAGTTCGCAGAAACGGTGGCGGAAGCTTGTGCGGTGGGGAGCTCGGGGTAAGGGTAGCGTCGAACTCTGAGCTCTTCCGGAGTTCCACAGTTGAACGGAATGACAAAACCTCGCGACGATTGACAACTACTGTTGGACATTCGCCAGCGTAGCGCGGGTGCCACGGCCACGGCTCTGCGCGGCCATGATTGTGCGCGTCCCAAGCGATGAATCTCCCGCCGCTTGTCCCCCGACTTTGCATCGCAACTGCGACGCCTTAGATGCGGAATTCATGGCCACACCAAGCCGTGGCGCGCGCAGATCGATTTCATGCTCAGGACACCGCCCTCCTTACGTATTTTGAAGTGGCGGGACTCACAACGATCAGCCAAGTACCTGGGAAGCCCAACGCTGGCCATCACCCGGCACGCGCGAGGGAAGCTACCATGTCAAAAACGGCTGATCGCGTGCTCGGCGTGCATGGCTTGGTTATCCGACCAGTTCGTGTTCCAGCCCTATGCCTATGGTACCATCAGAATCAACAGAGCCCACGAAGCCGCCAATAATGCAAGCTTGATGAATAGCCAAATCGGCGTTCGGTCGGCAATAAGTAACACATGCAGTAGGTAGCCGCCAACACCAAACCAAAAAGTTCCAATCATCAAGATATTGTAGAGAATCGAATGCGGTTGGCCAGGTGCGGGAGCAACCATCATCGCGTCTGATAGTCCAAGGTAGCGGTGAATCGCAAGCATCAACGCGAAAGGAAGAAAGAACGCGAGTGCAGTGAGGTGCCAACGCAGCGGCTGTAGCCAACGCTTCCCAAGCGGTTCATTTACAACGATTGGCGGATCATATGTCAATGGCATTTCCAAGTGCGTGCTGTAGTTCTATTCGGATAACGACCAAGTTCACCCGCCGCCGGTGGATTGTACCATTTGACAAGGCATTTTGGCGGTCGGGTGCAACGCCTTGTTATGCGGGATGAGTAACGAGTAAGTCCGCAAACACCTCGAATTGACTCTTACCGTCTATCGACTCAACGTCCCAAGGACGCTCAGTATCAACCAACACGACTTCACGTCCCGATTTGTCACGACTGCGGCTGACAATCGCTCCTGCGATGACACCTGGGCGTGGATAGATTGTCTGGGCCGTCAAGTCTTCCGAACTGAATATCGCGGTTTTGTCCACGAATCGCCAAAGTTGCCCGTTGGCGTCGGTTAGTTCACATTCAACGAATCCCGGCTGAGGGACATCGCTGACATATCGCGTAATCGATACGTTGAGGTAGACATGCAACGTAATAACTGCCTCCGAATAACGACTAAGTTCACCCGCCGCCGGTGGATTGTACCATTTGACAAAACGTTTTGGCGGTCGGGTGCAACGCCTTGTTATGTGCGAAACTCGGATTCGATCGCCGCGTCAACCAGTGAAGCGTCAACGAAACCGTTCCGTAGAAACCGCTCGAACATTGCAAAGTCGTTCTTTAGGGAACATAACGCAAGGGCGCGAGTCTCAACAGTTGGCGACTGCAATGCGTCTCGCATGACGGCTTCTACGACGGAAGGTTCGCAATCTTGAAGCAAATGAATTGCGATGTCCTTTTGGCCCCAGTCGGCGGTGCCCAAGTACAGCGCGATGACATCAGATACTTGCTGCTCATCAAGACTCCCCCGCAGGCTCTCGGCAGCCTCAAAGTCACAGTTGACGATAGCGGATACTGCATCCATAGCCAGGCACATAACTAGTGTTTATTCAGAACCTTTCCGAATAACGTGCGCACGTTAATCGGTAACCCGGACGTCGAAATCAGCCAGGCTGCGGACGCCACGTCCTCCCTGGCTCAAAACATGAGCATAAATCATTGTCGTCCTAACGTCACTGTGACCAAAGAGTTCCTATATCGTGCGGATGTCATAGCCCGCCTCGATCAGATGGGTTGCGAACGAGTGACGGAATGGACGAGCCGTCCCTCGTTTCGTGATATGCATTCGACGGGCCGCTGCGGATATTGCCTTCGATAGGGTGGATTCGTGCAGGTGATGACGCCGCCGAATACGACTGCGAGGATCAACGCTCAATCCAGCGGCGGGAAAAACGTACTTCCCGCGAAAATCGAAGGCCGCCTGTGGAGATTTACGCTCAATGGCATGGGGCAGTTCGACGCTGCCGAAGCCTGCGGCAAGATCGTCCTCATGGGAATGCCGGGATATCTCGATCTGGCGCCGGAGATCGGACTCCGCAGCTTTTGGAAACATCGTGCGGCGATCCTTTTCGGATCAGGGTTCGTGGTTTTTCGACGCCCATCAGTCCCGCGAAATCTCTCTAAAAAATTCCTCGCGGCAATTCTTCTTTTCGACTGGTCACCGACGCCCTGACCGCTACAACGCCAACAGAAGTCAACGACGCGTCATGACAAGTCCCTTATTCCCCGTGCTGGAACTTGGCGAAATCTTAGGTCGCCCGGTCCTAGTGTGATTCCTCAATCGCTACCAGGAGCTTAACTCATGCGTGCTTTGCAATGGATTCTTGCCCCGATGATGCTGATTGCCGCCGTCGCTGTCGTTCGTCCCGCGATGGCTGCCGAGAAGGCGGAAAAGGATATTGTTGATACGGCGGTCGCCGCCGGACAATTTGAGACGCTGGTCACCGCAGTCAAAGCGGCGGGGCTGGTAGACGCTTTGAAGAGCGATGGACCATTCACCGTCTTTGCCCCGACCGACGAGGCGTTCGCGAAACTGCCGAAGGGTACGGTCGAGAGCCTGCTGAAAGACAAAGAGAAGCTGGCCATGATCCTGAAGTATCATGTCGTCGCCGGTAAGGTCATGGCGGCCGATGCGGCGAAGGTCAAATCGGCCGATACGTTGGCCGAGCAGCCGATCAAGATCTCGGCGAAAGATGGCGCCGTCATGATCAACGACGCGAAAGTGGTGAAAGCCGACATCGTCACCTCCAACGGCGTGATCCATGTGATCGATACCGTATTGCTGCCCCAGTAAGGCGCGGAACGTTCGCCTCGGCCTGGTGCTGACTCGCAATGTTCTGGAGGGGACGGCGAGAGTCGCAGCGGTCGGGGCGAACCTTTTTTCCTTTCGAGAATATCGGGCGGGACTTTCCCGCCTTTATGCATATCACCGATGACGCATCAAGTTTTCCAGCGGCGTAGTGAAATCCCTGTTCCTGTCGAAGTCGCCTTTGCGTGGCATTTGCGTGAGGGGGCGCTTGCTCGTCTGACGCCTCCCTGGGAATCGGTCACGGTGGAAAAGTACGAGGCTGGTCTGGCCCCTGGTTCGCAGGCGGTGCTGAAGACCAACATCGGTCCTGTTCCCGTTCGGTGGCTGGCCGAACATCGCACGTTCATTGAGAACGAACTCTTTTCCGACGTGCAGCTTTCCGGGCCGTTCGCCCATTGGGAGCATGAGCATCGGTTCGGCTCGATCGACAAGCGGCATTGTTATCTCGAAGACCATGTCGAATACTCCGTTCCCGGGGGTGAACTCGGTAAAATGCTGGGTGGAGCCTATGTTGCGGACAAGCTGGAGCGGATGTTTCGCTATCGCCATGCGACGCTGCTCGCCGACTTGGCCGCCCATCAGCCGTACTTGGAAAGGGAGGCCATGAAAATCGCCATCAGCGGAGCGTCAGGCTTGGTCGGCAAGTCGCTCACCGCGTTTCTTACGACCGGCGGACATGAAGTCGTGCCGCTGACCCGCAGCAAAAGCAAATCCGG is a genomic window of Blastopirellula sediminis containing:
- a CDS encoding isocitrate/isopropylmalate dehydrogenase family protein; amino-acid sequence: MARRKPFVWPDTQQHTKTLSEGRTMAHNVCLIDGDGIGPEITAAVKRIIEAAGVSIDWRPVLAGVTAVEKEGVPLPKETIAAIKETGVALKGPLATAIGKGFRSVNVGLRQELQLYANFRPARTIPGVKTRFDNVDLIVIRENTEGLYSGLEHTVVPGVVESLRVISEKASRRIAVFAFETARKYNRKTVTCVHKANILKLSDGLFLDTVRDVATSYPDIELNDCIIDAAAMKLVMDPTQFEVLVMENLFGDIVSDLASGLVGGLGVTPSGNYGETAAIFEAVHGTAPDIAGKDLANPTALLLSATMMLKHLGETEAADRIEGALLSVLQNPETRTGDLGGKLSTSQFAETVAEACAVGSSG
- a CDS encoding tyrosine-type recombinase/integrase; amino-acid sequence: MSVDPRSRIRRRHHLHESTLSKAISAAARRMHITKRGTARPFRHSFATHLIEAGYDIRTI
- a CDS encoding fasciclin domain-containing protein, which encodes MRALQWILAPMMLIAAVAVVRPAMAAEKAEKDIVDTAVAAGQFETLVTAVKAAGLVDALKSDGPFTVFAPTDEAFAKLPKGTVESLLKDKEKLAMILKYHVVAGKVMAADAAKVKSADTLAEQPIKISAKDGAVMINDAKVVKADIVTSNGVIHVIDTVLLPQ